A single window of Archangium gephyra DNA harbors:
- a CDS encoding aldo/keto reductase, whose protein sequence is MTTINAAASGTFRIGGDLEVNRLGFGAMRITGNGIWGDPEDPKEARRTVARVPELGINFIDTADSYGPFVSEDILAEVLAPYKKGLVIATKGALTRHGPNIWLPVGRPEYLKQCVLMSLRRLKQERLDLWQLHRIDPKVPRDEQFGAIAEMQREGLIRHVGLSEVSVEEVQAASRFFKVATVQNLYNLVNRQSEAVLDHCEKNGIGFIPWYPLAGGPLAKEGGALDTLAKKLGASPSQIALAWVLKRSPVMLPIPGTGKVKHLEENTAAVNLKLSDEDFRALDAQGQEAWRAQKR, encoded by the coding sequence ATGACGACGATCAACGCGGCGGCGAGCGGTACCTTCCGGATTGGCGGCGACCTCGAGGTGAATCGCCTCGGTTTCGGCGCGATGCGCATCACGGGCAACGGCATCTGGGGAGACCCGGAGGACCCGAAGGAGGCACGCCGCACCGTGGCGCGCGTCCCCGAGCTCGGCATCAACTTCATCGACACCGCCGACAGCTACGGACCCTTCGTCAGTGAGGACATCCTCGCGGAGGTGCTCGCGCCGTACAAGAAGGGCCTGGTGATCGCCACCAAGGGCGCGCTCACCCGGCACGGGCCCAACATCTGGCTCCCCGTCGGCCGGCCCGAGTACCTCAAGCAGTGCGTGCTGATGAGCCTCCGGCGCCTGAAGCAGGAGCGCCTCGACCTGTGGCAGCTGCACCGCATCGATCCGAAGGTGCCTCGCGACGAGCAGTTCGGCGCCATCGCGGAGATGCAGCGCGAGGGGCTCATCCGCCACGTCGGCCTGAGCGAGGTCTCCGTCGAGGAGGTCCAGGCCGCGAGCCGCTTCTTCAAGGTCGCGACGGTGCAGAACCTCTACAACCTCGTCAACCGCCAGAGCGAGGCGGTGCTCGACCACTGCGAGAAGAACGGCATCGGCTTCATTCCCTGGTACCCGCTCGCCGGCGGGCCGCTGGCCAAGGAGGGCGGGGCGCTGGACACGCTGGCGAAGAAGCTCGGGGCCTCGCCGTCGCAGATCGCGCTCGCGTGGGTGCTCAAGCGCTCGCCCGTCATGCTGCCCATTCCCGGCACCGGCAAGGTGAAGCACCTGGAGGAGAACACCGCGGCGGTCAACCTCAAGCTCAGTGACGAGGACTTCCGCGCGCTCGACGCCCAGGGGCAGGAGGCGTGGCGCGCGCAGAAGCGCTGA
- a CDS encoding Kelch repeat-containing protein, with the protein MRTLKLAASLSAALVMQACGAPASEEPSRLATSAAALTTAVSRGCTFTLTYKEVMPPFPPTYVPVVTRQASSTCPWGAGSVELPGAYSVPQLSLAANDLGVAVSYTNKYSPSGSSGTWLELRHVAPDTLAVVRSVTLSAHVNFSSGHMYSGELSILTDGTTLKVRGEKAGILGGETGSGNYYVATFPNFFTSTTAPAITASTAPEPTSVGSWSVTGGLASARSGHTATLLNGTGDVLVVSGPTAEVFNPYSNVSVPTAAPIYARTKHTATPLSSSTVLVAGGWIGSAPLYWRRTAEVYDQTTGTWTATSNTMSTPRGNHTATLLDSGKVLVVGGYSTEGETNTAELYDPATNTWSPAASALTASDSHTATLLYSGKVLVTGGKTYASGALRNAQEYDPATNTWSRVDSMPRARSGHVAVRLYSGTVMVLGGGHDAVDFYDPYNATPWYPGPTLSGGASAISATLLYSGEVLVTHSTGQASLYDPAANAWLSAGSLSAPLPGHATTFLHSGQVLVTGGFTSGSDVTTAQRYTR; encoded by the coding sequence ATGCGCACCCTGAAGCTCGCAGCATCCCTCTCCGCCGCACTCGTGATGCAGGCCTGTGGAGCCCCCGCCAGCGAGGAGCCGTCGCGGCTCGCCACGAGCGCCGCCGCGCTGACCACCGCGGTGTCGCGCGGATGCACCTTCACCCTCACGTACAAGGAGGTGATGCCGCCCTTCCCGCCCACGTACGTGCCCGTCGTCACCCGGCAGGCCTCTTCCACGTGCCCGTGGGGCGCGGGGAGCGTGGAGCTCCCGGGCGCGTACTCGGTGCCCCAGCTGTCGCTGGCCGCCAATGACCTCGGGGTCGCCGTCAGCTACACCAACAAGTATTCGCCGAGCGGCTCCTCCGGCACCTGGCTGGAGCTGCGGCACGTGGCTCCGGACACCCTGGCGGTGGTGCGCTCGGTGACGCTCTCGGCGCACGTCAACTTCAGCTCCGGCCACATGTACAGCGGGGAGCTGTCCATCCTGACGGATGGCACCACCCTGAAGGTCCGCGGCGAGAAGGCCGGCATCCTCGGGGGAGAGACGGGCAGCGGGAACTACTACGTCGCGACGTTCCCGAACTTCTTCACCAGCACCACGGCCCCCGCCATCACGGCCTCCACGGCTCCCGAGCCGACGAGCGTGGGCTCCTGGAGCGTCACCGGCGGGCTGGCCAGCGCGCGCTCCGGTCACACCGCGACGCTGCTCAACGGCACGGGCGACGTGCTGGTGGTGAGCGGCCCCACGGCCGAGGTGTTCAACCCCTACAGCAACGTGTCCGTGCCCACGGCCGCGCCCATCTACGCGCGCACGAAGCACACCGCGACCCCGCTCTCCTCGAGCACGGTGCTGGTGGCGGGCGGGTGGATCGGCTCGGCGCCGCTCTACTGGCGCCGCACCGCGGAGGTGTATGACCAGACCACCGGCACGTGGACGGCCACGAGCAACACCATGAGCACGCCGCGCGGCAACCACACGGCGACCCTGCTCGACTCGGGCAAGGTGCTGGTGGTGGGTGGCTACTCCACCGAGGGGGAGACGAACACCGCGGAGCTGTATGACCCGGCCACGAACACGTGGAGCCCGGCGGCCTCGGCCCTCACGGCCAGCGACAGCCACACCGCCACCCTGCTCTACTCGGGCAAGGTGCTGGTGACGGGCGGAAAGACCTATGCGTCCGGCGCGCTCCGGAACGCGCAGGAGTACGACCCCGCCACCAACACCTGGTCGCGCGTGGACTCCATGCCCAGGGCCCGCTCCGGCCACGTCGCCGTCCGGCTCTACTCGGGCACGGTGATGGTGCTCGGCGGCGGCCACGACGCGGTGGACTTCTACGACCCGTACAACGCCACCCCGTGGTACCCGGGCCCCACCCTCTCCGGTGGCGCCTCCGCCATCAGCGCGACGCTGCTCTACTCGGGCGAGGTGCTCGTCACCCACTCCACCGGCCAGGCGTCGCTGTATGACCCGGCGGCGAACGCGTGGCTGTCCGCGGGCTCGCTGTCGGCGCCGCTCCCCGGCCATGCCACGACGTTCTTGCACTCGGGCCAGGTGCTCGTGACGGGCGGCTTCACCTCCGGCTCCGACGTCACCACCGCGCAGCGCTACACGCGCTGA
- a CDS encoding fumarate hydratase, protein MNDFQFQDMLPLGKDETPYRLLTKDHVSTFEAGGKTFLQVAPEALSLLTREAMRDISHLLRPGHLQQLANILQDPEASSNDRFVALELLKNANIAAGGVLPSCQDTGTAIVMGKKGQYVITGGGDEAAISRGVFDTYRTSNLRYSQMAPLDMYKEVNTNNNLPAQIELYATDGDAYKFLFMAKGGGSANKSYLFQETKAVLNPQSLLTFLETKIRSLGTAACPPYHLAIVVGGTSAEFALKTAKYASARYLDSLPTEGNALGRGFRDVALEQEVLKLTQRTGIGAQFGGKYFCHDVRVIRLPRHGASCPVAIAVSCSADRQALGKITKDGVFLEQLEADPAKYLPETKDADLSGDVVKIDLNRPMADIRAELSRYPIKTRLSLSGPMVVARDIAHAKIKERLDRGEGMPQYLKDYMVYYAGPAKTPEGYASGSFGPTTAGRMDAYVDQFQAQGGSFVMLAKGNRSPAVTAACKQHGGFYLGSIGGPAARLAKDCIKKVEVLEYPELGMEAVWKIDVVDFPAFIVVDDKGNDFFADINKPTKKP, encoded by the coding sequence ATGAACGACTTCCAGTTCCAGGACATGCTGCCGCTCGGCAAGGACGAGACGCCCTACCGGCTGCTCACGAAGGACCACGTCTCCACCTTCGAGGCCGGCGGGAAGACCTTCCTCCAGGTCGCCCCCGAGGCGCTCTCGCTCCTCACCCGCGAGGCCATGCGGGACATCTCCCACCTGCTGCGGCCCGGCCACCTCCAGCAGCTCGCGAACATCCTCCAGGATCCCGAGGCCTCGTCCAACGATCGCTTCGTGGCGCTCGAGCTGCTCAAGAACGCCAACATCGCCGCCGGCGGCGTGCTCCCCTCCTGCCAGGACACCGGCACCGCCATCGTCATGGGCAAGAAGGGCCAGTACGTGATTACCGGCGGCGGTGACGAGGCCGCCATCTCGCGCGGCGTCTTCGACACCTACCGCACCTCCAACCTGCGCTACTCGCAGATGGCGCCGCTCGACATGTACAAGGAGGTCAACACCAACAACAACCTCCCCGCGCAGATCGAGCTCTACGCCACCGACGGCGACGCCTACAAATTCCTCTTCATGGCCAAGGGCGGCGGCTCGGCCAACAAGAGCTACCTCTTCCAGGAGACCAAGGCGGTCCTCAATCCGCAGAGCCTCCTGACGTTCCTCGAGACGAAGATCCGCTCGCTGGGCACCGCGGCCTGCCCGCCGTACCACCTGGCCATCGTGGTGGGTGGCACCTCGGCCGAGTTCGCGCTCAAGACGGCCAAGTACGCCTCGGCGCGCTACCTGGACTCGCTGCCCACCGAGGGCAACGCGCTCGGCCGCGGCTTCCGCGACGTGGCGCTCGAGCAGGAGGTCCTCAAGCTCACCCAGCGCACCGGCATCGGCGCCCAGTTCGGCGGCAAGTACTTCTGCCATGACGTGCGCGTCATCCGTCTGCCCCGCCATGGCGCCTCCTGCCCGGTGGCCATCGCCGTGTCCTGCTCCGCGGACCGCCAGGCGCTCGGGAAGATCACCAAGGACGGTGTCTTCCTGGAGCAGCTGGAGGCGGACCCGGCGAAGTACCTGCCGGAGACGAAGGACGCGGACCTGTCGGGCGACGTGGTGAAGATCGACCTGAACCGCCCCATGGCGGACATCCGCGCCGAGCTGTCGCGCTACCCCATCAAGACGCGCCTGTCGCTGTCGGGCCCCATGGTGGTGGCGCGCGACATCGCCCACGCGAAAATCAAGGAGCGCCTGGACCGCGGCGAGGGCATGCCGCAGTACCTCAAGGACTACATGGTGTACTACGCTGGCCCGGCCAAGACGCCCGAGGGCTACGCCTCCGGCTCGTTCGGTCCGACGACGGCGGGCCGCATGGACGCCTACGTGGATCAGTTCCAGGCGCAGGGTGGCAGCTTCGTGATGCTGGCCAAGGGCAACCGCTCGCCGGCCGTCACCGCGGCCTGCAAGCAGCACGGCGGCTTCTACCTCGGCTCCATCGGCGGCCCGGCGGCGCGGCTCGCCAAGGACTGCATCAAGAAGGTGGAAGTGCTCGAGTACCCCGAGCTGGGCATGGAGGCCGTCTGGAAGATCGACGTGGTGGACTTCCCGGCCTTCATCGTCGTGGACGACAAGGGCAACGACTTCTTCGCGGACATCAACAAGCCCACGAAGAAGCCGTGA
- the ligA gene encoding NAD-dependent DNA ligase LigA: MQPGLPTETRPLRGDERQREVAQRRVEELRDVINAHDYRYYVLDSPEVTDAEYDALMRELRQLEAEFPELILPESPTQRVGGRPTELFAPVQHRLPMRSLDNAFSDEELAAWAARVERRLGARTDCVCELKIDGLAVSLTYEDGALVRAATRGDGLVGEDITANVRTMRSVPMRLRGKGLPRVLEVRGEIYLPVKAFERLNAELTGRGERPFANPRNGAAGSIRQKDPAVTASRPLRLWCYALGFAEGVTVSRHSEALDFLKHLGLPVNPELKRVRTLKEAQDFCAYWQAHRHDVDYEIDGAVVKVDALEQQRELGETSRAPRWAIAFKFPPEERTTLVKSISVNTGRTGKVTPFAVLEPVRVSGATVTYATLHNEEEVRRRDVREGDTVIVRRAGEVIPEVVGPVLSKRPPDARPWRFPKKCPACGTKLVREEGEADWRCPNRVGCPSQAIEWLFHFASRGAMDIEHLGYVTGMQLLEQGLVKDPADIFFLTAEQLGQLPNTGEKSVGNLLSAIESARHRPLWRLLVGLNIRHVGPFAARLLTQRFPSMDALRQLSLDELQSVQGIGPRIAQSLHTWLQQPENTRLLDKLRRGGVQLQDEAPATEPSATGPLSGKAVVITGELETLSREEATQAAEAAGARVTSSVSKSTAFVVVGARPGTKYDKAQALGIETVDEQEFLRRLGRSRPLH, from the coding sequence ATGCAACCTGGGCTTCCCACGGAGACACGCCCCCTTCGCGGGGATGAGCGGCAGCGCGAGGTGGCCCAGCGCCGGGTCGAGGAGCTGCGCGACGTCATCAACGCGCACGACTACCGGTACTACGTGCTCGACAGTCCCGAGGTCACCGACGCCGAGTACGACGCGTTGATGCGCGAGCTGCGGCAGCTCGAGGCGGAATTCCCCGAGCTCATCCTCCCGGAGAGTCCTACGCAGCGCGTCGGAGGCAGGCCCACGGAGCTGTTCGCCCCGGTGCAGCACCGGCTGCCGATGCGCTCGCTCGACAACGCCTTCTCCGACGAGGAGCTGGCCGCCTGGGCCGCGCGCGTGGAGCGGCGCCTCGGTGCCCGGACGGACTGCGTCTGCGAGCTGAAGATCGACGGGCTGGCCGTCTCGCTCACCTACGAGGACGGCGCGCTGGTGCGGGCGGCCACCCGGGGAGACGGGCTCGTGGGCGAGGACATCACCGCCAATGTCCGCACGATGCGCTCGGTGCCCATGCGCCTGCGCGGCAAGGGGCTCCCGCGCGTCCTGGAGGTGCGGGGTGAAATCTATCTGCCCGTGAAGGCCTTCGAGCGCCTCAACGCGGAGCTGACCGGGCGGGGCGAGCGGCCCTTCGCCAACCCGCGCAACGGCGCCGCGGGGAGCATCCGGCAGAAGGACCCGGCGGTGACGGCGTCCCGGCCACTGCGGCTGTGGTGCTACGCGCTGGGCTTCGCCGAGGGCGTCACGGTCTCCCGCCACTCCGAGGCCCTCGACTTCCTCAAGCACCTGGGGCTGCCGGTGAATCCGGAGCTGAAGCGGGTGCGCACGTTGAAGGAGGCGCAGGACTTCTGTGCGTACTGGCAGGCGCACCGCCACGACGTGGACTATGAGATCGACGGCGCGGTGGTGAAGGTGGACGCGCTGGAGCAGCAGCGGGAGCTCGGGGAGACGAGCCGGGCGCCGCGCTGGGCCATCGCCTTCAAGTTCCCGCCGGAGGAGCGCACCACCCTCGTGAAGAGCATCTCGGTGAACACGGGCCGGACGGGCAAGGTGACGCCCTTCGCCGTGCTCGAGCCGGTGCGGGTGAGCGGGGCCACGGTGACGTACGCCACGCTCCACAACGAGGAGGAGGTCCGCCGCCGGGACGTGCGCGAGGGAGACACCGTCATCGTCCGGCGGGCCGGCGAGGTCATCCCCGAGGTCGTCGGCCCCGTGCTCTCCAAGCGCCCACCGGACGCGCGCCCGTGGCGCTTTCCCAAGAAGTGTCCCGCTTGCGGCACGAAGCTGGTGCGCGAGGAGGGCGAGGCCGACTGGCGCTGTCCCAACCGCGTGGGCTGCCCGTCGCAGGCCATCGAGTGGCTCTTCCACTTCGCCTCGCGCGGCGCCATGGACATCGAGCACCTCGGGTATGTCACCGGCATGCAGCTGCTGGAGCAGGGGCTGGTGAAGGACCCGGCGGACATCTTCTTCCTCACCGCCGAGCAGCTCGGGCAGCTGCCCAACACGGGCGAGAAGTCCGTGGGAAACCTGCTGTCCGCCATCGAGTCCGCGCGGCACCGGCCCCTCTGGCGGCTGCTGGTGGGCCTCAACATCCGGCACGTGGGCCCGTTCGCCGCCCGGCTGCTCACCCAGCGTTTCCCCTCCATGGACGCGCTGCGCCAGCTGTCACTCGACGAGCTCCAGTCCGTGCAGGGCATCGGTCCGAGAATCGCCCAGAGCCTCCACACCTGGCTCCAGCAGCCGGAGAACACGAGGCTCCTCGACAAGCTGCGCCGCGGAGGCGTCCAGCTCCAGGACGAGGCCCCCGCCACCGAGCCGTCCGCCACGGGCCCCCTGTCCGGAAAGGCCGTGGTCATCACCGGCGAGTTGGAGACACTGAGCCGCGAGGAGGCCACACAGGCCGCCGAGGCCGCTGGAGCACGCGTCACCTCCAGCGTGTCGAAGAGCACCGCCTTCGTGGTCGTCGGAGCGCGCCCGGGCACCAAGTACGACAAGGCCCAGGCCCTCGGCATCGAGACCGTGGACGAGCAGGAGTTCCTCCGCCGACTGGGGAGGTCCCGCCCGCTGCACTGA
- a CDS encoding dipeptidase has product MIRPLTKFLPALAVSAGLAAPAALACTSMLVNKGATTDGSTLITYAADSHELYGELYYTPARRNSPGAMRDIIEWDTGKFLGRIKEAPVTYTVVGNMNEHQLSIGESTFSGRKELEGPAGIVDYGSLIYVALERAKTAREAIKVMTDLVAEYGYASTGESFSIADPKEAWILEMIGKGTGQKGAVWVARRLPEGYLSAHANQARIRQFPLNDAENAVYSPDVISFAREKGWYTGADKDFSFADTYHPLDFESVRFAEARVWSIFRRAAPSAGLGADYVDGSAPTKRLPLWVKPDKKLAVQDVMGLMRDHFDGTPLDMTKDVGAGPYAAPYRWRPMTWEVDGKKYFHERAISTQQTGFSFVAQMRSWMPAPVGGVLWFGVDDTSTTVYTPMYAGIRTAPRNFATGVANRGQFSWDSSFWVFNWVSNQAYARWSDMSVDVHKTQGELEGQFLADQADIEKAAMELYKSSPEQARTYLTAYSTQQGEKVHTRWRKLGEQLLVKYIDGNVRDEQGRVNHPKYPDSWYRHIVRDTGTRQALPEEPKPAEVKPQAQPEVKPGQKAEPKPTVAPAP; this is encoded by the coding sequence ATGATCCGACCCCTTACGAAGTTCCTCCCGGCCCTGGCCGTCTCGGCGGGACTGGCCGCGCCCGCCGCGCTCGCCTGCACCAGCATGCTGGTCAACAAGGGCGCCACGACCGACGGCTCCACGCTCATCACCTACGCCGCGGACTCGCACGAGCTGTATGGCGAGCTGTACTACACCCCGGCGCGCCGCAATTCGCCCGGCGCCATGCGCGACATCATCGAGTGGGACACGGGCAAGTTCCTCGGCCGCATCAAGGAAGCCCCCGTCACCTACACGGTGGTGGGCAACATGAACGAGCACCAGCTCTCCATCGGTGAGTCCACCTTCTCCGGCCGCAAGGAGCTGGAGGGTCCGGCCGGTATCGTCGACTACGGCTCGCTCATCTACGTCGCCCTGGAGCGCGCGAAGACGGCCCGCGAGGCCATCAAGGTCATGACGGACCTGGTCGCCGAGTATGGCTATGCCTCCACCGGTGAGTCCTTCTCCATCGCCGACCCCAAGGAGGCGTGGATCCTGGAGATGATCGGCAAGGGCACGGGCCAGAAGGGCGCGGTGTGGGTGGCCCGCCGGCTGCCCGAGGGCTACCTGTCGGCGCACGCCAACCAGGCGCGCATCCGCCAGTTCCCGCTCAACGACGCGGAGAACGCCGTCTACTCGCCGGACGTCATCTCCTTCGCGCGCGAGAAGGGCTGGTACACCGGGGCGGACAAGGACTTCAGCTTCGCGGACACCTACCACCCGCTGGACTTCGAGAGCGTGCGCTTCGCCGAGGCGCGCGTGTGGAGCATCTTCCGCCGCGCGGCGCCGTCGGCCGGACTGGGCGCGGACTACGTGGATGGCTCGGCCCCCACCAAGCGCCTGCCGCTGTGGGTGAAGCCGGACAAGAAGCTGGCCGTGCAGGACGTCATGGGGCTGATGCGGGACCACTTCGATGGCACGCCGCTGGACATGACGAAGGACGTGGGCGCCGGGCCGTACGCCGCGCCCTACCGCTGGCGCCCGATGACGTGGGAGGTGGACGGAAAGAAGTACTTCCACGAGCGCGCCATCTCCACGCAGCAGACGGGCTTCTCCTTCGTGGCGCAGATGCGCTCGTGGATGCCGGCCCCTGTGGGCGGCGTGCTCTGGTTCGGCGTGGATGACACCTCCACCACCGTGTACACGCCCATGTACGCGGGCATCCGCACCGCGCCCAGGAACTTCGCCACGGGCGTGGCCAACCGCGGGCAGTTCTCCTGGGACTCGTCCTTCTGGGTGTTCAACTGGGTGTCCAACCAGGCCTACGCGCGCTGGAGCGACATGAGCGTCGACGTCCACAAGACGCAGGGCGAGCTGGAGGGCCAGTTCCTCGCCGACCAGGCCGACATCGAGAAGGCCGCGATGGAGCTGTACAAGAGCTCGCCCGAGCAGGCGCGTACCTACCTCACCGCGTACTCGACGCAGCAGGGCGAGAAGGTCCACACCCGCTGGCGCAAGCTGGGCGAGCAGCTGCTCGTGAAGTACATCGACGGCAACGTGCGCGATGAGCAGGGCCGGGTGAACCACCCCAAGTACCCGGACTCCTGGTACCGGCACATCGTGCGCGACACCGGCACGCGGCAGGCCCTCCCCGAGGAGCCCAAGCCCGCAGAGGTGAAGCCGCAGGCGCAGCCCGAGGTGAAGCCGGGCCAGAAGGCCGAGCCGAAGCCCACGGTCGCTCCGGCGCCGTGA
- a CDS encoding PP2C family protein-serine/threonine phosphatase, translating to MSRTDSGAATHIGRRPNNEDSYCQKPELGFFAVADGLGGHEGGEVASQLVLSTVVDFLAAQEGQPQPATPGGSTESLIVRAVRLAHHEVHVRQSGRLSMMASTITAVLLKDGEAVVCNLGDSRTFLVRDGAPRRLTRDHTVLAEMEEAGLDTSNPFAIMHRNSLTGAVGMEASVDPECDRVAVQPGDVLVLASDGLYEPVPPELMVSLLAQGGSAQEMAERLVAKAYERGGTDNITGVVVRILEKS from the coding sequence ATGTCTCGAACCGACAGCGGAGCGGCCACGCACATAGGCCGCCGGCCGAACAACGAGGACTCCTACTGCCAGAAGCCGGAACTGGGCTTCTTCGCGGTCGCGGATGGCCTGGGAGGCCACGAGGGCGGCGAGGTGGCCAGTCAGCTCGTGTTGAGCACGGTGGTCGACTTCCTGGCCGCCCAGGAGGGCCAGCCGCAGCCCGCCACGCCGGGTGGTTCGACCGAGAGCCTCATCGTCCGGGCCGTGCGCCTGGCGCACCACGAGGTGCACGTGCGTCAGAGCGGGCGGCTGTCGATGATGGCCTCGACGATCACCGCGGTGCTGCTGAAGGACGGAGAGGCCGTGGTGTGCAACCTCGGGGACAGCCGCACGTTCCTGGTGCGCGACGGGGCGCCGCGGCGGCTCACGCGCGACCACACGGTGCTCGCGGAGATGGAGGAGGCGGGGCTGGATACGAGCAACCCCTTCGCCATCATGCACCGCAACTCCCTGACGGGGGCCGTGGGGATGGAGGCCAGTGTGGACCCCGAGTGCGACCGCGTGGCGGTGCAGCCGGGGGATGTGCTGGTGCTCGCGAGTGATGGCCTGTACGAGCCCGTGCCGCCGGAGTTGATGGTCTCCCTGCTGGCACAGGGGGGCTCGGCCCAGGAGATGGCCGAGCGGCTCGTCGCCAAGGCCTACGAGCGGGGAGGCACCGACAACATCACCGGCGTGGTGGTGCGGATCCTGGAGAAGAGCTGA